A genome region from Leptodactylus fuscus isolate aLepFus1 chromosome 6, aLepFus1.hap2, whole genome shotgun sequence includes the following:
- the TMEM220 gene encoding transmembrane protein 220: MEGSSVRPASAPSPQYQQTLWRVCNVFMASFFALAAYVQINDPDAEMWIVIYLIPAALIFLLSINPDITGHTIWKTLSSLHCAICVIGATYLLVSLLVSGNIRHILHEEEGRELSGLGIIALWMLLCKDSGRASVGIFRLLVATSMSVFPFLTWIYIYVNKEMRTSWPQHCKTVI, from the exons ATGGAGGGGTCCAGTGTGAGGCCGGCCTCAGCCCCCAGCCCGCAGTATCAGCAGACACTATGGAGGGTCTGCAATGTCTTCATGGCTTCATTTTTTGCACTGGCTGCTTATGTGCAA atcAATGATCCAGATGCTGAAATGTGGATA GTGATCTATCTAATCCCGGCCGCACTGATTTTCCTCCTCAGCATAAATCCGGATATAACAG GACACACAATCTGGAAAACCCTGTCCAGCCTCCATTGCGCCATCTGTGTGATCGGAGCCACTTACCTCTTGGTGTCCCTGCTGGTTTCTGGTAATATAAGACATATATTACATGAGGAAGAGGGCAG GGAGCTGTCCGGATTAGGAATCATTGCATTGTGGATGTTGCTTTGTAAAGATTCTGGAAG AGCCTCAGTTGGTATATTCAGACTATTAGTGGCCACGTCTATGTCAGTTTTCCCTTTCCTGACTTGGATCTACATTTACGTCAACAAGGAGATGAGGACATCTTGGCCACAACATTGTAAGACCGTCATATGA
- the LOC142209944 gene encoding E3 ubiquitin-protein ligase TRIM39-like has product MLRNGLQLDQHCIDCDMATQENPRMDNCTKDSPEISDMTAVCTKDPQGKSSLNERGIICTYCIHLPVLAVKSCLMCEASLCDDHLKVHSKSPEHVLTEPTTSMGHCKCLAHNELIKYVCCEDSLCICVSCFAFGDHKGHQVVSLNEAYEKKKERLNQLLKNLSIKKEKTDLRIQDLQEHVSKVPEQSLNVTGKVTALFRDIRRRLEDVEKRVLGEISRQEKQVSQSVSDLIRELEVEKDELSRKMLHIEELCSMTDPVAVIQDQEKAEDDSQDTEDKEGLYKHTPDDFSEGFISEILRSGLAHIMTFTEKVFHCPDESGLVLNIDTAGYKVIVSDDLRTATWSAVNQARPEKPERFQYNQVISTRGFLSGRHFWDVETSDSGNWRLGMTYLSIERKGQYSVIGDNSKSWCLRKCNNQCSVIHSGKDHILSLKFTSQKFRVFLDYEMGCITFYELCVPIRHLYTFTATFTEALHLGVLLSNAWVRIIN; this is encoded by the coding sequence ATGCTAAGAAATGGCCTCCAGCTCGACCAGCACTGCATTGATTGTGATATGGCTACACAAGAAAATCCCAGAATGGACAACTGCACCAAGGACAGTCCAGAAATAAGTGACATGACAGCTGTTTGCACCAAGGACCCTCAAGGCAAATCATCTCTGAATGAAAGGGGTATTATCTGTACCTATTGCATTCATCTTCCTGTGCTTGCTGTAAAATCGTGCTTGATGTGTGAGGCTTCCCTATGTGATGACCACCTGAAGGTCCACAGTAAGTCCCCAGAACATGTTCTCACAGAACCCACCACTTCCATGGGCCACTGTAAATGCTTAGCTCATAATGAACTTATAAAGTATGTCTGCTGTGAAGATTCCCTCTGTATCTGTGTATCTTGCTTCGCCTTTGGAGATCACAAAGGTCACCAGGTAGTGTCACTGAATGAAGCATATGAGAAGAAAAAGGAGAGGCTGAATCAACTTCTGAAGAACTTGTCTATAAAAAAAGAGAAGACTGACCTTAGAATCCAAGATCTTCAAGAGCATGTAAGTAAAGTGCCAGAACAGTCACTGAACGTAACGGGGAAAGTCACTGCCTTGTTCAGAGACATCAGGAGACGGCTTGAAGACGTTGAGAAGAGGGTACTGGGTGAGATCTCGAGGCAGGAGAAGCAGGTGTCACAGTCGGTGTCTGATTTGATCCGTGAGCTGGAAGTGGAGAAGGATGAACTTTCTCGGAAGATGCTCCATATTGAAGAGCTGTGTTCTATGACTGATCCAGTAGCTGTTATACAAGACCAAGAAAAAGCTGAGGATGACTCTCAAGACACTGAAGACAAAGAGGGGCTTTACAAACACACTCCTGATGATTTCAGTGAAGGTTTCATCTCCGAGATCTTGCGCTCAGGGTTAGCTCATATCATGACTTTTACTGAGAAAGTGTTTCATTGTCCTGATGAATCAGGTTTAGTACTAAACATAGACACAGCAGGTTATAAAGTAATTGTATCTGATGACCTGAGGACGGCAACATGGTCTGCTGTCAACCAGGCCCGGCCTGAGAAACCAGAGAGATTTCAGTACAACCAAGTCATAAGTACCAGGGGGTTTCTATCAGGGAGACATTTTTGGGATGTGGAAACCAGTGACTCGGGCAATTGGAGGTTAGGCATGACCTATTTAAGTATAGAACGGAAAGGACAGTACTCCGTCATTGGAGATAACAGTAAATCCTGGTGTCTTCGAAAGTGTAACAACCAGTGTTCAGTGATACATAGTGGCAAAGACCACATACTGTCCCTCAAGTTCACGTCGCAGAAGTTTCGAGTGTTCCTGGATTATGAAATGGGTTGTATCACATTTTATGAGCTTTGTGTACCGATTCGGCATTTATACACCTTCACCGCCACCTTCACTGAGGCTCTACATCTAGGCGTTTTATTAAGTAATGCATGGGTGAGGATCATAAATTAG